Proteins from a single region of Novosphingobium sp. CECT 9465:
- the addA gene encoding double-strand break repair helicase AddA, producing the protein MSKVYPLRDNQAHAVDPVRTVWLSASAGTGKTQVLSARVLRLLLQDGVEPEQLLCLTFTKAGAAEMATRVNEVLAGWVRMDDARLARDLMAIGAPFDPATVARARSRFAAVLDCPGGGLRIETIHAFCQWLLASFPVEAGLRPGTRAMEDRDRALLVRQVLAELLVEAEARGDEALLDALAALSLRMSEDQVEAFLLRCAGARDLWWGPGSWLPPLRPRINSVLGLGEDDGEASLAAICADGAFDAAALRSCLEVQLDWGTANGAKMAEPIASWLASTAENRARGIEDMARALCNAEGEPKWLKNLLKIDAAYGEAAGRVIASIEAVRELKAKLDLADLLDTALTVGRRFALAWDEAKTREGFIDFDDQIRAAADLLTKRTTADWIRFKLDRRFDHILVDEAQDTNASQWEIVLDGLVSDFFTGEGQRGPKMRTLFVVGDYKQAIFGFQGTSPENFAKASGKVKGQLDDVAAVLRDPERQLLELGLGQSFRTANPILDFVDSAISRIGWDRFGLSQPPEPHRGLDIPGTIGLWRVVGDEEKLEEAGEDGDEGEEGWLSRPDRELADRIARQVRAWIDSGFPLSKGGPNLADAGDVMILVRKRKELAGLIVARLHARGVPVAGVDRLRLGAPLAVKDLVAALRFAGQPLDDLNLAGLLVSPLIGWTQEDLLEHGYRPHGERLWNWLRRNEGPATFAAMERLRSLLARADYDPPQVLLHWLLVGPWDGRRLLVARLGREANDPIDELLNTTMAYSSANVPSLVGFLQWFDAGEGELKREAGKSDGLVRVMTVHGSKGLQAPIVILADAADDPDLSPPRGLSLVEDVIGARRKVPLPPLRKEEKASAVLEAEAEAKRAEREEHWRLLYVAMTRAEEALFIAGAKGKKRRQSGDELPKDSWFAQLEPLFGDNGWEDCALWGGRKTIGAPLSFPIKAALPGDLVRAVLPDVLLTPVGAEPSPPRPLAPSSLGDDDASDPPAPSGPGAILAARRGTLLHRLIERLPEVAADARAEAGHAWLLRAGSEFAADERDAMVRSALAVLEHPDWADVFGPDSLAEVPLAAVVGGRVVSGTVDRLVIGGERIRIVDFKTARRPPQTFAEIPVAYVRQMAAYVAALEAIHPGMPVEAALLYTHRPELFVVPRDVIEAQKLRLAGQQESFSA; encoded by the coding sequence TGTCTGGCTCTCGGCGTCGGCCGGCACAGGCAAGACGCAGGTGCTCTCGGCGCGCGTATTGCGGCTGCTGTTGCAGGACGGCGTCGAGCCTGAGCAATTGCTGTGCCTGACCTTTACCAAGGCCGGCGCCGCCGAAATGGCAACGCGCGTGAACGAAGTTCTGGCGGGCTGGGTACGGATGGACGATGCCCGTCTGGCGCGCGACCTGATGGCGATTGGCGCGCCGTTTGATCCGGCAACCGTGGCGCGGGCGCGAAGCCGCTTTGCCGCCGTGCTCGATTGCCCCGGTGGCGGTTTGCGGATCGAGACGATTCATGCGTTCTGCCAGTGGTTGCTGGCGTCCTTCCCGGTCGAGGCTGGATTGCGCCCCGGAACACGCGCGATGGAAGACCGTGATCGCGCGCTGCTGGTGCGGCAGGTACTGGCCGAACTGCTGGTAGAGGCCGAGGCGCGCGGCGATGAGGCTTTGCTGGATGCACTGGCCGCGCTTTCGCTGCGGATGAGCGAGGATCAGGTCGAGGCGTTCCTGCTGCGTTGTGCGGGCGCGCGTGATCTGTGGTGGGGACCGGGTTCGTGGCTTCCGCCCCTGCGGCCAAGGATCAACAGCGTACTGGGCTTGGGGGAGGACGACGGCGAGGCCAGCCTGGCCGCCATCTGCGCGGACGGGGCGTTCGATGCGGCGGCCCTGCGATCCTGCCTTGAAGTGCAACTGGACTGGGGCACCGCCAACGGGGCCAAGATGGCCGAGCCTATCGCATCCTGGCTGGCGTCGACGGCGGAGAACCGGGCGCGCGGCATCGAGGACATGGCCAGAGCGCTGTGCAACGCCGAGGGCGAGCCGAAGTGGCTGAAGAACCTGCTCAAGATCGATGCCGCCTATGGCGAGGCGGCAGGTCGGGTGATTGCTTCGATCGAGGCGGTGCGCGAACTGAAGGCGAAGCTGGATCTGGCGGACCTGCTGGATACCGCGCTTACCGTGGGGCGGCGGTTTGCGCTCGCTTGGGACGAAGCCAAGACGCGCGAAGGGTTCATCGATTTTGATGACCAGATCAGGGCAGCGGCGGACCTTTTGACCAAGCGCACAACGGCGGACTGGATCCGGTTCAAGCTGGACCGGCGGTTCGATCACATTCTGGTGGACGAAGCGCAGGATACCAATGCCTCGCAATGGGAAATCGTGCTCGACGGACTGGTTTCCGATTTCTTCACCGGCGAAGGGCAGCGCGGGCCGAAGATGCGCACGCTGTTCGTGGTGGGCGATTACAAGCAGGCGATCTTCGGATTTCAGGGGACCAGCCCGGAAAATTTCGCAAAGGCCAGCGGCAAGGTCAAAGGCCAGCTTGATGACGTGGCGGCGGTGCTGCGTGACCCGGAACGGCAATTGCTGGAACTGGGGCTGGGCCAATCGTTCCGCACCGCCAATCCGATCCTCGATTTTGTCGACAGCGCGATTTCCCGGATCGGTTGGGACCGCTTTGGCCTGAGCCAGCCGCCGGAACCGCATCGCGGGCTGGATATACCCGGCACAATCGGGCTGTGGCGCGTGGTGGGTGACGAGGAAAAGCTCGAAGAGGCGGGTGAGGATGGTGACGAGGGCGAGGAGGGCTGGCTCTCGCGCCCGGACCGCGAACTGGCCGACCGCATCGCGCGGCAGGTTCGCGCCTGGATCGACAGTGGCTTTCCGCTCTCGAAGGGTGGGCCGAATCTGGCCGATGCAGGCGATGTGATGATCCTTGTGCGCAAGCGCAAGGAACTGGCAGGGTTGATCGTGGCGCGGCTACATGCGCGGGGCGTTCCGGTGGCGGGCGTCGACCGGCTGCGGCTGGGCGCGCCGCTGGCGGTGAAGGATCTGGTGGCGGCGCTGCGTTTTGCCGGGCAGCCGCTGGACGATCTCAATCTGGCGGGGCTGCTGGTTTCGCCGCTGATCGGGTGGACGCAGGAAGACCTGCTCGAACACGGTTATCGCCCGCATGGTGAACGGCTGTGGAATTGGCTGCGGCGCAACGAAGGGCCAGCCACGTTTGCGGCAATGGAGCGCTTGCGCAGTCTGCTGGCGCGGGCCGATTATGATCCGCCGCAAGTGTTGCTGCACTGGTTGCTGGTCGGGCCGTGGGACGGGCGGCGCCTGCTGGTGGCACGGCTTGGGCGCGAGGCGAACGACCCGATCGATGAACTGCTGAACACGACCATGGCCTATTCCAGCGCCAATGTGCCAAGCCTTGTCGGATTCCTGCAATGGTTCGATGCAGGTGAGGGCGAACTGAAGCGCGAGGCTGGCAAGAGCGACGGTCTGGTGCGGGTGATGACCGTGCACGGATCGAAGGGCCTGCAGGCACCCATCGTGATCCTTGCCGATGCGGCCGATGACCCGGATCTTTCGCCCCCGCGCGGGCTGTCGCTGGTCGAGGATGTGATCGGTGCCCGTCGCAAGGTGCCGCTGCCACCCCTGCGCAAGGAAGAGAAAGCGTCCGCCGTGCTGGAAGCCGAGGCCGAGGCGAAGCGGGCCGAGCGCGAGGAGCACTGGCGATTGCTCTATGTCGCCATGACCCGCGCGGAAGAGGCGCTGTTCATTGCCGGGGCCAAGGGCAAGAAGCGCAGGCAGAGCGGCGATGAACTGCCCAAGGACAGCTGGTTTGCGCAGCTGGAGCCGCTGTTTGGCGATAATGGCTGGGAAGACTGTGCATTGTGGGGCGGTCGCAAGACCATTGGTGCGCCACTGTCCTTCCCGATAAAGGCGGCACTACCGGGCGATTTGGTGCGGGCGGTACTGCCGGATGTGCTGCTGACGCCTGTCGGTGCCGAACCAAGCCCGCCGCGCCCGCTCGCGCCGTCGTCACTGGGCGATGACGATGCGTCCGATCCGCCAGCGCCTTCGGGACCGGGCGCGATACTGGCGGCGCGACGCGGGACGCTGCTGCATCGTTTGATCGAGCGGTTGCCCGAAGTCGCTGCCGACGCGCGCGCCGAAGCGGGGCATGCGTGGCTGTTGCGGGCCGGCAGCGAATTTGCCGCCGATGAGCGTGACGCAATGGTTCGCTCGGCGCTGGCGGTGCTGGAGCATCCCGACTGGGCGGACGTGTTCGGGCCGGATTCGCTGGCCGAGGTGCCACTGGCGGCGGTCGTTGGCGGGCGCGTGGTGAGCGGAACGGTGGACCGGCTGGTGATCGGGGGCGAGCGCATCCGCATCGTCGATTTCAAGACCGCGCGGCGTCCACCGCAGACATTTGCTGAAATTCCTGTGGCCTACGTGCGGCAGATG